A portion of the Sus scrofa isolate TJ Tabasco breed Duroc chromosome 5, Sscrofa11.1, whole genome shotgun sequence genome contains these proteins:
- the NEUROD4 gene encoding neurogenic differentiation factor 4, producing MAKTYVKPKEMTELVNTPSWMDKGLGSQKEMKEEERRPAAYGMLGSLAEEHDSIEEEEEEEEDGEKPKRRGPKKKKMTKARLERFRARRVKANARERTRMHGLNDALDNLRRVMPCYSKTQKLSKIETLRLARNYIWALSEVLETGQTPEGKGFVEMLCKGLSQPTSNLVAGCLQLGSQSVLLEKHEEKSPLCDSTISVHNFNYQSPGLPSPPYGHMETHLINLKPPVFKSLGESSFGSHPPDCSTPPYEGPLTPPLSISGNFSLKQDGSPDLEKSYSFIPHYPSASLSSGHMHSTPFQAGTPRYDVPIDMSYDSYPHHSMGAQLNTIFTD from the coding sequence atggcaaaaactTATGTGAAACCCAAGGAGATGACAGAGTTGGTCAACACACCATCCTGGATGGACAAAGGTCTGGGCTCTCAGAAAgagatgaaggaggaggagagaagaccAGCTGCTTATGGGATGCTTGGCAGCTTGGCTGAAGAGCATGACAGTattgaggaggaagaagaggaagaagaggatggagagaagcCCAAGAGACGAGGTcccaagaaaaagaagatgacGAAAGCTCGCCTTGAGAGATTCAGGGCTCGAAGAGTCAAGGCTAATGCTAGAGAACGGACCCGGATGCATGGCCTGAACGATGCCCTGGACAACCTGAGGAGGGTCATGCCATGCTACTCTAAGACCCAAAAGCTCTCTAAGATAGAGACTCTTAGACTGGCTAGGAACTATATTTGGGCTTTGTCTGAGGTCCTAGAAACCGGACAAACACCTGAAGGGAAGGGCTTTGTGGAGATGCTCTGTAAAGGGCTCTCTCAGCCCACAAGCAACCTGGTGGCTGGATGCCTCCAGCTGGGCTCTCAGTCTGTCCTCCTGGAGAAGCATGAGGAGAAATCTCCTCTTTGTGACTCTACCATCTCTGTCCACAACTTCAACTATCAGTCTCCCGGGCTCCCCAGCCCTCCTTATGGCCATATGGAAACACATCTTATTAATCTTAAACCTCCAGTATTCAAGAGTTTGGGAGAATCATCCTTCGGGAGCCATCCACCTGACTGCAGTACACCACCTTACGAGGGCCCACTTACTCCCCCCCTGAGCATCAGTGGGAACTTCTCCTTGAAGCAAGATGGCTCCCCTGACCTGGAGAAATCCTACAGCTTCATACCACATTACCCCTCTGCAAGTCTAAGCTCAGGGCATATGCATTCAACTCCATTTCAGGCTGGTACCCCCCGCTATGATGTTCCCATAGATATGTCCTATGATTCCTACCCCCACCACAGCATGGGAGCCCAACTCAACACAATCTTCACTGATTAG